GGCCACCAGATAGACCTTTGCATCCAAGGCCTTGGCGTGTTTGATGGCCACCCGCAATGCGGATCGCGATGCGCCGGAACCGTCGTAACAAACCATGATCTTCATGTTCGTTTCTCCTTTAACTTTATTTGACTAACTGTTTTATATGATAGCAAAGATTTTATGAATCCTGGAACGATTCGTTATCGTAACCATCCGGCAGGGGAACGCGTTTGGCAATAGAGCTTTAATATCATATTCCCGGCCGCTTGCATAGCAGTGGATTGGCACTACTTGTTCCATGAAAAAAGCAATGCACCCACCGACAGAAACAGAAGGGTAAAACCGGCGAGCACCATCAGTTCCAGTTGCACTTCCGCCAATCCTGCACCGTCGTTCATGATTTTGCGCACGCCGGTTAACAAATGGGTCAGGGGCAACGCTTCGGATGCCATTCTGAGCCATCGGGGAGCGCCTTCCAGAGAGAACCACACTTCGGATAAAAACATCATTGGCCAGGTCATGAAATTGAGCAAACCGTTGGCGAACTCCTCGCTCGTACCCCGGGAGGCGATGATCAGACCCAGGGCGGTCAAGCTCAGGTTGCCCAGCATGAACACGATGGCCAGATCGAGGTAGGACCCCTCCACGTGAAAATCGAAGATGAGATCGCATCCGATCCACAGAATGGTGAGCGAGAAGGCGATGACGAAAATACGCGAGAGCATCTGGGCGCTCAGATACTCGAAGGCGGTCAGCGGGGTGGCTTTGAGCCGTTTGAGTACGCCGTTCTTACGATAGCGCACCACTACGAAGCCGACACCGTAAAGGGCCGAAAACATGATGTTCATGCCGATGACACCGGGAAAAAACCAGTCGATGTAGCGAATGGGTCGGTCCGCAACCGATGCCTGGCGGGCCAGAAGATCGGCGGTGACGGGGTTCAAGTGGCCGGCGATCATCTTCTCCACAATGTAGCCTTTGGGCGCGGTATCGCTGACCCAATAGCGCAGCGGATCGGATCCCCCCTGAATCAGCATATCGATCTTGTGGTATTTGAGCCGTTGCAGCCCCTCTTCCTGGTTTTGAAACCCGATGAATTGAATGGGTTTGATGCCTTGCAGGGCAGGCGGCACGCAGCTGTCGATCTGGCCGGTTTCGCCCGGAGGGCAAGGAAAAATCCCAACCTTGAACTCCTTGCGGTCGTCGCCGCCGAAAATGACGGCAAAACCGGCGAGCAGCAGGAAAGGGAAGAGCAGGTTCCAGCCGAAGGCCGCTTTGTCTCGAAAAAACTCCCGGTTGCGCGATACGAAGATGGCCCACATGCGTTTGAAGTTCATGATCAATCTCTCAATTGCCGGCCGGTCAGATTTAAAAAGACGGTTTCCAGGGTCGGGTTCTGGACCTGCATGTCGGTGAGATCGATCCGTCGCTGCAGAAACGTCTCGA
This Desulfatitalea tepidiphila DNA region includes the following protein-coding sequences:
- a CDS encoding ABC transporter permease, coding for MNFKRMWAIFVSRNREFFRDKAAFGWNLLFPFLLLAGFAVIFGGDDRKEFKVGIFPCPPGETGQIDSCVPPALQGIKPIQFIGFQNQEEGLQRLKYHKIDMLIQGGSDPLRYWVSDTAPKGYIVEKMIAGHLNPVTADLLARQASVADRPIRYIDWFFPGVIGMNIMFSALYGVGFVVVRYRKNGVLKRLKATPLTAFEYLSAQMLSRIFVIAFSLTILWIGCDLIFDFHVEGSYLDLAIVFMLGNLSLTALGLIIASRGTSEEFANGLLNFMTWPMMFLSEVWFSLEGAPRWLRMASEALPLTHLLTGVRKIMNDGAGLAEVQLELMVLAGFTLLFLSVGALLFSWNK